In one window of Streptomyces griseus subsp. griseus DNA:
- a CDS encoding Ku protein, which translates to MRSIWNGAISFGLVSIPIKLVNATENHSVHFRQIHLADGGRIRYRKVCELDEEEVSGGEIGKAYEDADGTMIPITDEDLAQLPLPTAKTIEIVAFVPADEIDPLQMDAAYYLSANGVPAAKPYTLLREALKRSNKVAVAKFALRGRERLGMLRVVDDVIAMHGLLWPDEIRAPEGVAPDSDVTVRDAELDLADALMDTLGEVDMESLHDDYREAVEELIAAKASGEAVEPSESKEGGGGKVIDLIAALESSVRAAKKSRGEGEADGESAAEGDMADVHPIKKTPPGRTAKKTAQPKSTARKSTPSSTGGKKPTASSAKKSAASPASRTKRKKTASEPASATKESSSSAKKQTSSGSRSTTKKKTAAPRKRASA; encoded by the coding sequence GTGAGGTCCATTTGGAACGGCGCGATCTCCTTCGGGCTGGTCAGCATCCCGATCAAGCTCGTCAACGCCACCGAGAACCACTCGGTCCACTTCCGGCAGATCCACCTCGCCGACGGTGGCCGGATCCGGTACCGCAAGGTCTGTGAGCTGGACGAGGAGGAGGTGTCCGGCGGCGAGATCGGCAAGGCCTACGAGGACGCCGACGGCACGATGATCCCGATCACCGACGAGGATCTCGCCCAGCTCCCGCTGCCCACGGCCAAGACCATCGAGATCGTCGCCTTCGTGCCCGCCGACGAGATCGACCCGCTCCAGATGGACGCGGCGTACTACCTCTCCGCCAACGGGGTCCCGGCCGCCAAGCCGTACACCCTGCTGCGCGAGGCCCTCAAGCGGAGCAACAAGGTGGCCGTCGCCAAGTTCGCCCTGCGCGGCCGCGAACGGCTCGGGATGCTCCGGGTCGTCGACGACGTGATCGCGATGCACGGCCTGCTCTGGCCCGACGAGATCCGCGCCCCCGAGGGCGTCGCCCCCGACAGCGACGTCACGGTCCGCGATGCCGAACTCGACCTGGCGGACGCCCTGATGGACACCCTCGGCGAGGTCGACATGGAGAGCCTCCACGACGACTATCGGGAGGCGGTGGAGGAGCTCATCGCGGCGAAGGCGTCCGGCGAGGCGGTGGAGCCCTCGGAGTCGAAGGAGGGCGGCGGGGGCAAGGTCATCGATCTGATCGCGGCCCTGGAGAGCAGTGTCCGCGCGGCGAAGAAGTCCCGAGGCGAGGGGGAGGCGGACGGGGAGTCCGCGGCCGAGGGGGACATGGCGGACGTCCACCCCATCAAGAAGACGCCGCCTGGGAGGACGGCGAAGAAGACGGCACAACCGAAGTCCACGGCGCGGAAGTCCACACCCAGCTCCACAGGCGGGAAGAAGCCGACGGCCTCCTCGGCGAAGAAGTCCGCGGCTTCCCCGGCGAGCAGGACGAAGCGGAAGAAGACGGCGTCCGAGCCGGCTTCCGCCACCAAGGAGTCGTCGTCCTCGGCGAAGAAGCAGACGTCGTCCGGCTCCCGGAGCACCACGAAGAAGAAGACGGCCGCACCCCGCAAGCGCGCCTCGGCCTGA
- a CDS encoding AfsR/SARP family transcriptional regulator has product MDLLALGPLELWHGDQQHMLGSVKQRCVLAVLVHARGEPVAADTLMERVWGDEPPPKGPATLQSYVSKLRRYLFDAVGPLVRVDLLQPRLYRLRMNDLNDLDLVRFQRFRSEAAVSAEQGRTDWALGLLRTAESMWRGEPLTESSGEWAASVRARLVEEYRHVREERIRLELELGRHADLIGELRELAAESPLAEGVVGSLMLALHRSGRHSEALELYRTTHTRLREGLGMEPGPDLRALHQRILEQDRGLAQPRTSAVTVTPGNAPKPPAPAPAPPAHPPSTGSGRNNLPRDSRDFTGRTRELRLLRDGLAGDGYALPLAVLHGMPGIGKTALAVHAAHRLADAYPGGQLYVDLHGFSGRRPFDPAEALALLLHAAGAGGRLPETLDGRAAKWREWTARHRVLVVLDNARDAAQVRPLLPGSAGCLAIVTSRNRLSGLDGATSLLVDALPAQEAAALFTRIAGTARTSRDPEALTLLVDACGRHPLATTLLAGRFRHRQIWDLRHLLERLAQSGDPLGELDEEVFVSAFRFSYAELAPGTRRLLRLLALHPGPDVTAVAAAALSGTGTGPGGAEGVRRSIEELLDCHLLAEPVLGRYQLHDLTRAFALRMCTAEEPGSARAEAVGRLLGHYVTSAHRAHRLTHPRRRSLDPGQLSPYAPEFGDEQEAAAWLEAERANLLAAARTAAADDPDHAALFPHALAPSLRIWGSWAVTNELYGAAVAALRSRGDPVLLAQTLVEAAGALAQTGHGEALSCAGEALTLFQDLDDPAGCADASLQASRAHLAAGHTGPSLRMVARALALYRHLGDLHGEAECLNVEGAALHHEGRYDEALGRARLTLHMYEGTGDLLGQIRALNNIGEIHRLQGRMEHAHDHFERSRVLAQLHSGAQELAILDMNLGAVHQAMGDTPRALAGFRRALESHRGRGDALGEANALISMGSAYAESGDGGEALLHFTLAEEVARSIDSAYERTRALLGLADVHDAADRREVAFEAYGQALDLAERTGSRPAAARALAGLTRTALGLGRDGPARGYGRRAMELYRSLGSEAEAESLRRLLLGGTRRTGS; this is encoded by the coding sequence ATGGACCTTCTTGCTCTGGGACCCCTGGAACTATGGCACGGGGACCAGCAGCACATGCTCGGTTCGGTGAAACAGCGCTGCGTGCTCGCGGTTCTGGTACACGCGCGCGGAGAGCCGGTCGCCGCGGACACGCTGATGGAGCGGGTCTGGGGCGACGAGCCGCCGCCCAAGGGGCCGGCCACGCTCCAGTCGTACGTCTCCAAGCTGCGCAGGTATCTGTTCGACGCCGTGGGCCCCCTCGTGCGGGTGGACCTCCTCCAGCCCCGGCTGTACCGGCTGCGGATGAACGACCTCAACGACCTCGACCTGGTCCGCTTCCAGCGGTTCCGTTCCGAGGCCGCCGTGTCGGCGGAGCAGGGCCGGACGGACTGGGCGCTCGGGCTGCTGCGGACCGCCGAGAGCATGTGGCGGGGTGAGCCGCTGACGGAGAGCTCCGGTGAGTGGGCCGCCTCGGTACGGGCCCGCCTGGTCGAGGAGTACCGCCATGTGCGGGAGGAGCGCATCCGGCTGGAGCTGGAGCTCGGGCGCCATGCCGATCTCATCGGTGAGCTGCGGGAGCTGGCGGCGGAGAGCCCGCTGGCGGAAGGGGTGGTCGGCTCGCTGATGCTGGCGCTCCACCGCAGCGGAAGGCACAGCGAGGCGCTGGAGCTCTACCGCACGACGCACACCCGGCTGCGCGAGGGGCTGGGCATGGAGCCGGGCCCCGACCTGCGGGCGCTGCACCAGCGGATCCTGGAACAGGACCGGGGTCTGGCCCAGCCGCGGACCTCCGCCGTGACCGTCACGCCCGGTAACGCGCCGAAGCCCCCCGCCCCGGCGCCCGCTCCCCCGGCGCACCCCCCGTCCACCGGCTCCGGCCGCAACAACCTCCCCCGCGACAGCAGGGACTTCACCGGCCGTACGCGGGAGCTGAGGCTGCTGCGCGACGGGCTCGCCGGTGACGGGTACGCGCTGCCGCTCGCCGTGCTCCACGGGATGCCCGGCATCGGCAAGACCGCGCTGGCGGTGCATGCCGCGCACCGGCTGGCCGACGCGTATCCGGGCGGTCAGCTGTACGTCGATCTGCACGGGTTCAGCGGGCGGCGGCCCTTCGACCCGGCCGAGGCCCTGGCCCTCCTGCTGCACGCGGCCGGAGCCGGCGGGCGGTTGCCGGAGACCCTCGACGGGCGGGCCGCCAAGTGGCGGGAGTGGACCGCGCGCCACCGGGTGCTGGTGGTCCTCGACAACGCACGGGACGCCGCCCAGGTCCGCCCGCTGCTGCCCGGCTCGGCCGGGTGCCTGGCCATCGTGACGAGCCGCAACCGGCTCTCCGGGCTGGACGGGGCCACCTCCCTGCTCGTGGACGCACTGCCCGCCCAGGAGGCGGCGGCCCTGTTCACCCGGATCGCGGGCACCGCCCGCACCTCCCGTGATCCGGAGGCGCTGACGCTGCTGGTGGACGCCTGCGGCCGCCATCCGCTGGCCACGACGCTGCTCGCGGGCCGCTTCCGGCACCGGCAGATCTGGGACCTGCGCCACCTCCTGGAGCGGCTGGCGCAGTCGGGCGACCCGTTGGGCGAGCTCGACGAGGAGGTGTTCGTCTCGGCGTTCCGGTTCTCCTACGCCGAGCTGGCTCCGGGGACACGCCGGCTGCTGCGCCTGCTCGCGCTGCACCCGGGCCCCGACGTCACGGCGGTGGCCGCGGCCGCCCTCTCCGGCACGGGGACCGGCCCGGGCGGCGCGGAGGGCGTGCGGCGCAGCATCGAGGAGCTGCTGGACTGCCATCTGCTGGCGGAGCCGGTGCTCGGCCGCTACCAACTCCACGACCTCACACGGGCGTTCGCGCTGCGCATGTGCACCGCCGAGGAGCCGGGGAGCGCACGCGCGGAGGCTGTCGGCAGGCTCCTCGGGCACTACGTCACCTCCGCGCACCGGGCCCACCGCCTCACCCATCCGCGCCGCAGATCCCTGGATCCCGGACAACTCTCCCCTTACGCACCCGAGTTCGGGGATGAGCAGGAGGCGGCGGCCTGGCTGGAAGCCGAGCGGGCCAACCTGCTGGCAGCCGCGCGCACGGCGGCCGCGGACGACCCGGACCACGCGGCACTCTTCCCGCACGCCCTCGCCCCTTCGCTCCGGATCTGGGGCAGTTGGGCGGTCACCAACGAGCTGTACGGCGCGGCCGTGGCGGCGCTGCGCTCACGGGGCGACCCGGTGCTGCTGGCGCAGACCCTGGTGGAGGCGGCGGGAGCGCTGGCCCAGACGGGGCACGGGGAGGCGCTGAGCTGTGCGGGCGAGGCGCTGACCCTCTTCCAGGACCTGGACGATCCGGCCGGGTGCGCCGACGCCTCGTTGCAGGCGAGCCGCGCCCACCTGGCCGCCGGCCACACCGGCCCGTCGCTGCGCATGGTGGCGCGGGCCCTGGCCCTCTACCGGCACCTGGGCGATCTGCACGGCGAGGCGGAGTGCCTCAACGTGGAGGGGGCGGCCCTCCACCACGAGGGCCGGTACGACGAGGCGCTCGGCCGGGCGCGCCTCACCCTCCATATGTACGAGGGGACGGGGGATCTGCTGGGGCAGATCCGCGCACTCAACAACATCGGCGAGATCCATCGCCTCCAGGGGCGCATGGAGCACGCCCACGACCACTTCGAGCGGTCGCGGGTGCTGGCCCAACTGCACAGCGGAGCACAGGAGCTGGCGATTCTGGATATGAACCTCGGGGCGGTGCACCAGGCCATGGGCGACACGCCGCGGGCGCTGGCCGGCTTCCGGCGGGCGCTGGAGAGCCACCGCGGCCGGGGCGACGCGCTGGGTGAGGCGAACGCGCTGATCAGCATGGGGTCGGCGTACGCCGAGAGCGGTGACGGCGGTGAGGCGCTGCTCCACTTCACCCTGGCGGAGGAGGTCGCCCGGAGCATCGACAGCGCCTATGAACGCACCCGGGCCCTGCTCGGCCTGGCCGACGTCCACGATGCGGCGGACCGCCGGGAGGTGGCGTTCGAGGCCTACGGCCAGGCACTCGACCTGGCCGAACGCACCGGCTCCCGGCCCGCCGCCGCCCGCGCGCTGGCGGGGCTCACGCGCACGGCGCTGGGCCTGGGGCGGGACGGACCGGCCCGGGGGTACGGCAGGAGGGCGATGGAGCTGTACCGGAGCCTGGGCTCCGAGGCGGAGGCGGAGAGCTTGCGGCGTCTGTTGCTGGGGGGAACGAGAAGGACCGGCTCCTGA
- a CDS encoding serine/threonine-protein kinase, giving the protein MSAEAPSGRVIDGRFTLVERLGSGGMGMVWRAHDEALHRDVALKEVRPPDPALAEYDPEGARTLRARVLREARALARLDHPNVVTVHHIVDPGEDGYPWIVMELVAGSSLHDRLAEGPMDPAEAAGLGRGILSALNAAHASGIQHRDVKPANVLLRTDGRPVLTDFGIAAIRESTSLTMTGALIGSPDYIAPERIRGTEGDPSSDLWSLGMMLYVAVEGHHPLRKATTLATLAAVLDEEVPPPVRAGALTPVLKALLTRDIPARPDAETLDRMLAEAATRPATPVPPTPDPRSAYGSPPSSPARTPHPPTGFGRPQAFPTPVDAPRSPYPDNPYASPAASPATVPTTSPAGNGDEERRHRLQRRTGVIGTVSAIVAAAVLVGVLWVIDPSFLRGGGDDGAKGGTTPGTTTSAPPDGSSTAPPTPGGQPVVDGDEPGAEAPTDLLTPDGARQAIAALKPLMGGTKVTDFTLYDKHASAQAPLKSNSRLYDRFTYRDGQAKNNDMGGTLMSGDKPVDLDSVNWDALPALLRTARKTLNIPEPESSYVIVDPSSPFHGDRPVLRVYVSDKYGGAFLTAELDGKVIEKNPREKG; this is encoded by the coding sequence ATGAGCGCAGAGGCCCCCTCGGGACGGGTGATCGACGGCCGCTTCACACTGGTGGAGCGGCTCGGCAGCGGTGGCATGGGCATGGTGTGGCGGGCCCACGACGAAGCGCTCCACCGCGACGTCGCCCTCAAGGAGGTCCGGCCCCCGGACCCGGCACTCGCGGAGTACGACCCGGAGGGCGCCCGCACCCTGCGCGCCCGGGTCCTGCGCGAGGCCCGCGCCCTGGCCCGCCTCGACCACCCCAACGTGGTCACCGTCCACCACATCGTCGACCCCGGCGAGGACGGCTACCCCTGGATCGTGATGGAGCTGGTGGCCGGCTCCTCCCTCCACGACCGGCTGGCCGAAGGGCCCATGGACCCCGCCGAGGCCGCCGGACTGGGGCGCGGCATCCTCTCCGCCCTGAACGCCGCCCACGCCTCCGGCATCCAGCACCGCGACGTGAAACCGGCCAACGTGCTGCTGCGCACCGACGGCCGCCCGGTCCTCACGGACTTCGGCATCGCCGCGATCCGCGAGTCGACGAGCCTCACGATGACGGGAGCCCTCATCGGCTCGCCCGACTACATAGCCCCCGAGCGCATCCGGGGCACCGAGGGCGACCCGTCCTCGGACCTCTGGTCGCTCGGCATGATGCTGTACGTCGCCGTCGAGGGCCACCACCCGCTGCGCAAGGCCACCACGCTCGCCACCCTGGCCGCCGTGCTCGACGAGGAGGTGCCCCCGCCGGTACGGGCCGGGGCGCTCACCCCCGTGCTGAAGGCGCTCCTGACCCGCGACATCCCGGCCCGCCCGGACGCGGAGACCCTGGACCGGATGCTGGCGGAGGCGGCGACGCGGCCGGCCACCCCCGTACCGCCCACCCCCGACCCCAGAAGCGCCTACGGATCACCGCCGTCGTCCCCCGCGCGGACGCCCCACCCTCCGACGGGTTTCGGCCGCCCGCAGGCGTTCCCGACCCCGGTGGACGCACCGCGCAGCCCGTACCCGGACAACCCGTACGCAAGCCCGGCGGCCTCCCCGGCCACGGTCCCGACCACCTCACCCGCGGGCAACGGCGACGAGGAGCGCAGACACCGCCTCCAGCGCCGGACCGGGGTCATCGGCACGGTCTCGGCCATCGTCGCGGCGGCGGTGCTGGTCGGTGTCCTCTGGGTCATCGACCCGTCGTTCCTCCGAGGCGGCGGGGACGACGGAGCGAAGGGCGGCACCACCCCCGGCACCACGACGAGCGCCCCGCCGGACGGCAGCAGCACCGCGCCACCCACCCCGGGGGGCCAACCGGTCGTCGACGGCGACGAGCCCGGGGCGGAGGCCCCCACCGACCTGCTCACCCCGGACGGGGCGCGGCAGGCCATCGCCGCGCTGAAGCCGCTGATGGGCGGGACGAAGGTCACCGACTTCACCCTCTACGACAAGCACGCCTCGGCGCAGGCGCCGTTGAAGTCCAACTCCCGCCTCTACGACCGCTTCACCTATCGGGACGGCCAGGCGAAGAACAACGACATGGGCGGCACGCTCATGTCCGGGGACAAGCCGGTCGACCTGGATTCGGTGAACTGGGACGCCCTGCCCGCCCTGCTGCGGACGGCCAGGAAGACCCTCAACATCCCCGAGCCCGAAAGCAGTTACGTGATCGTGGACCCGTCGTCGCCCTTCCACGGCGACCGCCCGGTGCTGCGCGTCTACGTCTCCGACAAGTACGGCGGCGCCTTCCTCACCGCCGAACTGGACGGCAAGGTCATCGAGAAGAACCCGCGCGAGAAGGGCTGA